The following are encoded in a window of Panicum virgatum strain AP13 chromosome 5N, P.virgatum_v5, whole genome shotgun sequence genomic DNA:
- the LOC120676090 gene encoding uncharacterized protein LOC120676090, with protein sequence MAAMPATIPSGCCSSSRLSQPAGLLPPSTSRRRFKVTAMAPKKKVNRYDENWSKQWFGAGIFAEGSEEASVDVFRKLERRKVLSTVERAGLLSRAEQLGVTLSSLERLGLLSKAEDLGMLSLVEAAAGASPSALASISLPLLVAAVAAVVVVPDDSAALVAAQAVVAAVLAAGAAGLFVGSVVLAGLQESD encoded by the exons ATGGCTGCGATGCCAGCAACGATCCCTTCCGGCTGCTGCTCCTCGTCTCGGCTCTCCCAGCCTGCTGGCCTCCTGCCCCCCTCCACGAGCCGACGGCGATTCAAGGTCACGGCCATGGCGCCCAAGAAGAAG GTGAACCGGTACGACGAGAACTGGTCGAAGCAGTGGTTCGGCGCCGGCATCTTCGCGGAGGGCAGTGAGGAGGCGTCGGTGGACGTGTTCCGGAAGCTGGAGCGGCGCAAGGTGCTGAGCACGGTCGAGAGGGCCGGGCTGCTGTCGAGGGCCGAGCAGCTGGGCGTCACGCTCTCCTCGCTGGAGCGGCTGGGCCTGCTGTCCAAGGCCGAGGACCTCGGCATGCTCAGCCTCGTGGAGGCCGCCGCGGGGGCGTCCCCCTCCGCGCTCGCGTCCATCTCGCTGCCGCTCCtcgtggccgccgtcgccgcggtcgTCGTCGTgcccgacgactccgccgcgcTCGTCGCCGCCCAGGCCGTCGTGGCCGCGGTGCTCGCGGCGGGGGCCGCCGGGCTGTTCGTGGGCTCCGTCGTGCTCGCCGGCCTGCAGGAGTCGGATTGA